A stretch of DNA from Thunnus thynnus chromosome 16, fThuThy2.1, whole genome shotgun sequence:
tgatgatgtttgtcacgGTGTTGCTACATGTTGTCGCCTCTGCAGCTCATCAGTGATGAATATATTCAtagacagtttaaaaaacaaagtgaacaaCAAGGCAGAACTCGGACCTACTAGATCTCACCTCTTTAACATTACAAGGAATGACAGtgagctgctgtcagtcagtcataATTCAGTTAGCAAGGTGCTGCTAGAacttgaaatggaaaatgcAGCATTTCATGTAATTCTCTGATGAGCAAGTGACTGCTGTTCTTCACTTGTTAACTAACTATTAACTGATAAATAGACTAATGTTACTTTTAGTCCTGCACAAGGCAGGTGAAGACACGCTGGGCCACATGTCTGATTCTACTGATTCAATAAATCAATGCTGTTACCAATCACCTTTAGACAGTCAAAATAACATCACTCACTAGTGTTCATTTCATTAACAAGACTAAGACAAGACGACGACGAAATGGCACCAACGTCACTAAACACTAACATGTGATATTGTTGacgaaaaaagacaaaagtaaaatgtttaaaaaataaaaactctaccaaaatctctctttattttccttGACAAAAAAGAGGAGACAACATATTCTAAACTatattattttctaaatatgAGTGGTGAATATGACTCCTCAGTGATAAGTTATGTAGTTGGGGGTGGGAGGTTGCATAAATGAATAAGACgttaagagagagaaagagagagagacacagagagagtgtgtgtgtcggtTATAcgctggagtgtgtgtgtgtcggtgacagttttcattgactaaaactaTACTGAAATAGTTAGTTAGGTTTTCTTTGACTAAGATAGGATAAAATGCCCAGACTTTTACTCAGGATGAGGTTAactaaatatgatcaaataaGAGGACATTTGACGCAGGACTAAgactaaataaaatgaatactgtCTCTCACTCGGTATCAGCTGTTATCCCTACCTGTGGGACTAAATGTCATCCTCAACTCTGATTGGCCGGTGGTGGCTGCAGGGCTGCTGCAGTGGGTGGGGCTTTGGGAGCGTCCTGGCTGACTGTCCACGCTGGACACCCTGGACATACTGGTTCGCAATGTTGCTGTCTGCtggggaataaaaaaaaaaaaaaggttgaaatcATGAAGTGGTGCCAGTATGTATGATGCTGTGCTATCAGCTGTTATACTTATGTTACCTTTGAGGGTTTGAACTGTAGTGGGAATTTGGCCTCAAAGCTTTTCAGGGTTTCCTCTTTGCCGACAGAGTTTCTGTGTTCTGCGTTGTCGTCACTCTTGTTACTGTTGATGGTGTAGTCGGCGTATGAGCCTGCAGGCAGCAAAGATTCATGTTTGAAACAAAAGGTGTGTAGAAACAAATATGCTTGTGTTAAAGCTGCGGATGTTTAGCTACCTGTGCTTGTGGCTGATGAAGAGCCGCTCCTATTGGCTGAGGACTGGTTAGGGAGCTTGAGTGGTTCCTCAGAACCTGGGAAGTACTGGAACATCAAAGTTCACCACACATAAGCAGGCTGTTTTAAAAGAGCTGAACCATAAAGCTTGATTAGAGAACATTTATCAGAGGAGACCTGTTGATTCAGTAAATATTACCACATTCCACATAGCATAACTAATCTATTGCTGAATTTACTAGTGTGTGTTGGTTTAGTTTTACTTTCTAGTTTAAACGTTAACATCACTCATTTTACCTTAAATGTCACTTATCAGTGTTCATGAAAAAATATAgacttaaaaatgtacaaaacaaggaaaacttCAAACATGTAGTTTTTGGTTCCTCCTGCAAGTTGTGGAGCTTCTTGAGAAGCTCTCAGGCTCCTACAAAAGTGGGTAGGAGCCACTCCTTCATCTAGCGTCATTTCTAAGAGCATCTTCAGTTATGATGCTTTCATGAAACACCTCTTGATTtgtaaaaatggatttttaCAATCATCTTAGCCATAAGATGCCTTTGGGAAACGAGGCCCTGGTCAGTTGAAAAGCAAACCAGCGAATGTGAGTGGTAAAATGTGAGAACAGTGCACCTTCATGAGACGGCTCATGGTATTCTTGACCTCCTCCATGGATGGTCTCTGGCTGGGCTCTTTGTCCCAGCAGCGGGTCATCAGAGTCTCTATGGGCTCTGGGAGGTCTTTGATCAGAGGAGGCCGTGTACCTGCATCACAACAAACAGTCAGTGGCCTGGAAGCTCTGAATTCCTAATGTACATtacagtgctgtgtgtgttcacctaGACCTTCACTAGTACAGCtgatcccactgagaatcaatAGCAAGTCTGAAGCTCTGTGAGGCTTGTGAGGGCTCACTGAACCTTATAATCCATCTATTTATCCAATTATCCAGGCCAGGTTATGCTAAAATGTGTTTGTACTTGTTCCCCAACAGGCCACACTCTTCGGGGGCGGTCTGAAGCTATTGGATGGTCTGACAAGCAGTTCTGACATAGTATATACCAGCCAGACCTCCTTGACCATCTTGGCTTCAAGTTGAACAGGGCTGCAGACTGAGCTGTTGATTCTTAGCAGGATTAGCCAACCGCTTCACATCAAACCTccacaaaacaaaagtaaagtGTCAGAGCAGCTGGCGACACGGTTGTAGTTGCTACAGGACTCCACTCACCTCTGTGGACAgcccacattatacaaaatgcAGAGCCACCAATCTCATCGAAGGGTTTTTTGCGTGTGATGACCTCCCACAGGATAATGCCCCAACTGAACACGTCACACTTTTCGCTGTAGTTACTGCCTGAGGAACACACACCGACATCacattaattgtatttattgtacaaaaGAGTACGGTGAAGTGTGATATAAAACCTGGGATGTAGTAATTAAACAGTAGCTTATAAACTAGTGTCATATCTTTTAAACAGCTGTCCCAAACACATGGGCTTCTGATCCACACAACCACATGTGCCACAGTTAAATTAAGAAAATGTGTTAACAAAACGTTCTCACAAGCTCCAATTGTGTTGCATCACAGCGCTTGTTACTGGTCAAAGATGCACCCTGACTGGCTGAAAACTCCAGCTCCTCTGTACCAGAGAATGAAGCCAATCAGAATCAAGTCTAGCTGTGATGTTGAACTCAAtgaaaaaagtacaaatgtagTCACTAATAGTAGCAAAATATTTCTGCCTCCTACAGTATTTCATAAACAATACTGGTCATCAGTTTGAGCTCCTGAACGAGAAGTGAGAGTGACGAAGTGACTGTGGCTCACCTTCAAACACTTCTGGTGCCATCCAGGCTGCACTGCCTTTATTGTTGGTCATGTAGGTCTGAATGTCACACGCTGTTCCAAAGTCACATATCTTCAGCACAGTGCCACGAGACACAAGGAGCAGACTGaaacagagcagaggacagCCATGACAAACACAAGACTACAGCTCAGCTGTTATACTTCAGCATCTGGGGGGAAAAATATACTGATAAAGTGCTTTCTACTACCCTCTGGTTGTGTTAAAGGACTAATGcaacctaaaaaaaatcaatttacttcaataaaaaaggaaaaaactatGTGTAACTATTCTTTTCTGATACTGTAGTAGTCCACATGAAGTCCTCTTGCTTTTCTGCTCACTGGATGCTGCTCATCAGCAAACAGTCTAAGCCACCATCACCTAGAAATCCCTCCTCTACAGCCCTACATACCTGTGTTTGCTTTCTGAGTTCTTAGAAAAACTCTAAACTGTGCAACTTCCACTCTGTTTCATCATCAAGAGTCTTACTTTGGTGGTTTGAGGTCCCGGTGAATTAAGGCCTTTGGTTTCATAGCATGCAGATAAGCAACACCCTTGGCACACTGCAGACACCAGCTCATAGCGTGGGAAGCTGTGTAGGGGGCTTGCGGCTCAGCACTGTGCAGGACTGTGATTGAGTGACAAGCAGACAGAGAAGTGTGTTTACAGTGCCACTGTACATCCTTTACAATGAAGAAGAATGATGGTCTAATGTAGTCAACTTCAATCGACTAGAACTTGTGATGGACATGATATGACTTACGGTTATATAAAGAGCCACATTCTGCATACTCCATGACCAGACAGACCTGAGAACAAAAAGTAAGATAGTTACACACAGATCACCTGTAACTTCCTCTAAACCCACCTGCAACTGACAACACATTAAACAGAGACGATGAGCTAAACTAATGGCTTTATCACTGTATCATTGCAACTGATGTCAGCACTTGATGGGTACTTGATCAGGGATCAGTCTGGCATCTGTCTTATTgacaacaaatcccattaaaagaccaaaacaacgATGTGTTCGTCTcacaatactttctgacttccctgcagtgtgtgtgtgtgtgaccactgtagtttttaacaaacgttactcaaacaggaggaaatagtagATTTGTTGAGGACTGGGAATCCACATCAAAAGCCAGACGTTAGCAGCAGGTAGGTGCTATTAAAGCCTCCACACTGACTCTGACCTGGACAGCGGCagtcttcaccaggctgactgacagcagaaatgtaCTCAACCAAAATAGATTTCATGTTCACAGGAAGAAATCGacattgtttgtatttattgattcatttgattttattttcccGCCTGCCGTAGCATATAGTGAAAAGGTCAAGCTCACAGCCACACTGGGAGCCTTCATCAATCAATATAGATACGGTTAATAAGTTCAGAAAATATAAACAGCAGGAGATTTGTGTGATtcaaacagctgtctgtggggattacgcttcactaaacgtgcaagagggagaaaaaatTAGACTCAGAGCGTAAATAAAGGTGAGGTGTCTCCaggtgatgtgtgtgtctcagaTATATTCAATAAAATGGAAGCGAGTGACAGACACCTATAACACTTCTTctaaaaacactttctatgtggACTGGAAGATTGAAAAGTGGCTAATGGTACTGTTGATTTAGTGAAATAATCCAAATCTTAGTAGTATGCCACTTTGACTATTGTTATGATGCATAAAAAAGTCTGATATACTGATTCTTATTGACATAATCCGCTGCTGTAGTACACTGAACTAGCATAAAGAGCACAGCGCTGCTCTTCCACTGACATATAACACTTCTTCTTTCTCTATCCACAGCATTGCAGTGTTTCTTACTAAATGATGGGAAGTTCAAAGTGTATGAAGCAACAGTCCTCACTTCCCTCTCTAAATTCTAAACTGGATGTCATATGAGGTGATGAATGATGGTTTCAGATGATCGCTTTTTAAATTCAGGACAGAAGAGATATCTATGACAATACATAATTACATACCTTATCCTCACAGTTATGCCTGTTATATACTTACTGGATTGTCACAAGAGCCAAACAGCTTAACAATGTTGGGGTGATTCACCCTCGAGAGCTGGCGCAgctgcacagaaacaaaaaggggcagatgataaatatatatgttaCTATGAATGTATTAATCCAGATCCTGATGTCTTTATCTATATAACATCGCTGCAGTAGATTATGTTTCTATTTATCTTGATATACTGTACGTATTTTAAAAGGTGATAAGCAGttaacacatttacactgatcTTTGAAGATTATGCCTGTATTAACTGTACTCAGACCCGTATTTAAAGACCAAGCTCTACTAGTtggaagaaaaaacaggaaacaagtcATCCTGCTAGCACAGCGCTTGAATGCACCACAGCATTAAAACAATCAGAGCAGCCTGCAGCAGAAAAGAACAAGTTGCACCTCAACATGAAAATATCTATATGCACGGATTTGATTTGACCTTTTGAATGTTCAAGCTGTTCTGTCTGCAGCAATGTTGTGCAACTGGCAGCAGAATGTTACAAAATAACTGTAGAAACATCTGTGCTTCTGTTTACATCAAGTTGATCATTTATGGTTAATTATTATGTACAGTTTCTAATGCAAATAAACAGGTCTGGTCAAAGTGTccacatgcatttttatttacaatacAGGTAGATGTGAGGCTGCAATGAGCCACATGTGattacatgttggttacattttacacaaaaacctgttattttaaaaaacccaAATGATCAGGatcatgtgtgtgttgcactcTGAAGATTTGTTCCCAAAACTTCTGCAGTTATTTTGCACAGAAACAGTCAAAGCTTAtgaatttgaactttaaaaattatttcagcaatacattttttttaaaaatgacatacaAAATACTAAACCACATTTTTATATATGGCACTACAGAGGTATTTAACTGTATGGACTGGTTATTGTATTGATCATTGTGATGCCGAGTCAAATTGCAAACTACTACACACAGAAACCATGGTGATTACTGGCTCATTAAAGTGTCCAGAAAAGTGAATTcaacttacaaaaaaaaagagtcatggTCTGCTCTTGCCAGTATATTTGAGTTCctgtattcatatttgaaaCCTCGACAACAATAAATGTCCTGTGAGGTCAACTCTGCAGGGGGAAGCCCTGTGTTTAAAGGGGATGAACGTAGTGAATGTGATTGGTCATGATTGTCACAGCCTCCAACACATCCACCTATAATGTCTGTTATATATTCTTACTGATCCCGCCCTGCATCCAAGAGCACTACTGGTGCACCTGGCTACAAAAATACTAAAAGTGCACTGGTCACACCTCCAGATCACTGCGCAGGACACACCTGACTGTGATCTGTGTCGTGCTGCTCGGTTCACAAAAATAGGGCccaaatgtcttgttctgtccaaccaacagaccaacatctaaaatatattcagtttactacaTTGCTCTTTATGCTTTTAAGACGTTataagtattattattgttgacaTTCAGCAGGACATCTCCAGGAGCACCTCTGCTCCCACTAATCACTCAGATGACCCTGAGTGTCAGAATATGTTTGTAATGCTGATATACTAAAAGCTGTTTTCAACAAAGCAGTTTCACAGCCACAGAAACTCTACTAGGAgcactcctgtgtgtgtgtgtgtgtgtgtgctcttagCTTGTGCACACACTCACTTGGCCATCAGAGAGTATTTCCACCAGAGCACCAAGCACTATGGCAGAGAAATTGAAATTTGTCCCTTAATCCTTGGTAAAAGTTCCCCTGCCCTTGTAAAAGTTCCTGTGGTGGACGCAGGCTTTAACAAAGCACCTCTACAATTCTGAACTACAAAGCTGGCTGCAAGTTTTATTGCAGCACATACAGaacacaacaaccaaaaaaagtGTTTGCAGTACCTCAACAAGGAAAGCGTTTCTTTCATTGTCGCTCTCGATGGTCTTGATTGCTACATCTTTTCCTTTCCATACGGCCTTGTAGACAACTCCGAATGTACCTCTGCCAACAGCCTGGAGGGAAAAGACAAGAGGTGGTGATTTAGACAGAAAACTGAGCCATAACAACTACTGTCTGGACAGCTAACTAACAGCTTCAGCCCCAGCTTCACTCTTTGGCAATTTGTTTGTGGTTATCTGGGATTTAGTGAATATGCTCTAGAAGTGCTCGCTTTACTACTTGCTCCTGAGGCCCCATCATGAGAACTAGTTTTAAGACCATCTTAGCTTAGCTTTTGCTTAAATAGTAGGCAGGATATGCTTTCCATATGCTTGTTTGTCCATCAAATATAATTTCTTTATACCTAGGCCACAACATAATAATGCATCAAGCATTTTAAGATGAACTGTTAAAGTCATTTTTGTcagacataatttaaaaagacagaatataCATGTTAGCACCCTGTTCCACACCAGTGCATATTCCTACATTCATTTGTGTTTAAGCAAATAACCACAAAGCAAACCTAAGGCTAGTCTAGTCTAGCACAGGAGTACTGAGCATGAtgcagagaaaaggagaggagctGAGGGTTAACAAGGGCCCAGCAGCAGTTTTTACCCCAGTTCTCCCTGACAGGTTAAAGAGGCCGTAGTAAAGAGGACACTAGCCCTCAGTGTTAGAGGGGAGGTTAAATGCTCTCACTTTTGTTGCCTTGAAAGCACAAAGTGTAATTCACCAGCTCACTTCTCAGCACTTCTACAAACAACTAACCAGGGTAACATTTTATAGCTAGTCTGAGGCCTTGTTCTGGTTGTTAAACTGCTTTTAGGTTCTTCAGTGGCAAATGTcatgtttcatggtttgttcaGGCCTCAGTTTATtatcctctctctgtgtttcacattAGAGGACAGTGAACGGTACAGCTCCACTAGCAGATTTTCTCACGTAGCCCGTGTCTGTCTTTATCTGAGCCTTGCTCgtcagcagaaaaaaatacgtagcaacatttcaacatttaaactCCTAACGTTACTCCGGAACATTTTCCCAGCGGTGGAGAGCTAACGTTAACGTCCTCTCCAGGCGGGCTGTTGTTGGTCAGTAAGTCACTAAGTTTACCGCTTCGACTTGGATGTCTTCATGCTGGATGTCTTCAAACAGGCAGCCAGCTGGAGTCTCCACCATCGCAGCAGAGCGGCGGCACGACGCTGGAGCCGTAACCCGAAGCGTCTCTTATGGTTATCGGTTCAAAATATGACAGTGCGGCGGTCGTTGGCTCTCAAACAGCCGCTCTCATCTGTTGCTGTGATGTGAAATCAGGAAGTGGGCACAGCTGTTGCCAAATGACACATATGTTGGCTGGGTGCTCGTGAACATCCCGCTGCACGGAGGGAAAACAGCTAAAAAACCTTACGTACACTCAGGATTTCTGACACGTTATACGCTGACGGGAGGACTTTTAACCGACCTCATCCAACATTAAGACTGTAAAGTGCGACACGAATTATCTGTTTTATAAGATGGACATGTCATGCAACCGTATACAACCGCTCCGGTGCTGCGCGGTCTTGAAtgcagctttgttttgtttctgctcCACCAGGGGCGACAAATAATATTTCCATCGCTTATACGGAACAGTACACTGACCCCCACgcccccaccccacccacacACCACCACTgaccaacaataaactgatcttCTAACAAGTGTTGTGATGTATCTTATTTCTCTGGGCCATAcagctccactgttgtccaaaaactattaaaacacatcagtgagccacactgttttactgggtgacatgttccttcatttccatgaacacacacactggagtttattttgactcaatatcacacacacacacacacaccatcctgctgccagaaatactcagcAGGTCAGTGATTCCCAGCCAGGTGTAGCTACTTACTTACCCCAGAGAATACTTTTGCAGCTGCCAGAGGGTACGTGGAAAGATTGCAGAGTAGGCTAGCTCAAATAATTTGatctaataaaaaatatttgtcattaaacaatactgtatgtctttattCTGAGAACCAGAACACCCCAGTTGCAACTAAGAATATGTGAAAAATGGTGTGCAAGTCAGCAGAGACgcagaaagaaacaaatggtTAAAATATAATAGTATAGATAGTATTTGGATAAACTGTTACTTAGCTAATGGATAGTAAGTACAGTTTATTTGGGTGAGATTAATGcacatttgatcattttaattaattagaaTGTAgttataaaattaaattgaatcaCTAATTTCCTTTCAATATGTGTGATAAGGAAGACAGAAGTTtgcagacaaagacaaaagccTAATGTCAGAGTTACGTGACTGGGTAACTTGTTAATCAACGGACATCTTGTGGTCAGTTATGGGGACTGCCAAAAAATACAGGTCTTAAAGAATGAACCATAGGTGTCATTTGCTTCAGTTTTAGACTCTTTGTCGAGCTTGCCATGACTGTATTCAAATAGTCAGCGATGTAAATAGGGCAAGCATTCTGATggtaatacattttcatgtaacTTGTCAGAGTCAGGTTtgttacatataaatataaagagagaaagtgcaGTTTACctgaaaaagtgatttaaatatgtttaattaaagATGATATTTTTCAAGAGAAAAAATGGTGGTCTTTGTATTAAAGGACCTCAAAGAGGTACAGATttcatgttattgttattgttatgattaccATAGATATTTTATCACATTATAGGTAAGTTATTGCATTATTAACTTTTATCACATTACAATGGAAATATTACTATGTTATTtgcagttattacattattggctgCTACATGGCCTTCTCCCATTAAGTCCAGTTCAACAAACGAGGAAAAAGtatgagggcatctggtgggcTGGTTGAgggacatagagccagactgggatAGAACCATGACAGATAGAATAAATGAagtttaattaaaagaaaagttcaacattttgggaaatatgcttgttctctttttctctgagaGTGGGATGAGCAGATTGACATAAATCTCAAGTCTGTTGTTTAAGTACGGAGCTAGGCTAGGCACACTAGAATCACAACATGGTTAGCCTATCTTAGCATTAAGAATGGAAAAACTTAGCCTGGCTCCATCCAAAGTTTAAAATACACCTAACAACAACTCTAGAGCACAGCTTTTGGTTTTTGTCTCTTTACGGAGAAGATGGTACCAAACCTTCACCCTCACTGTGACTGCAACTGTTGTTCCCCAGGTTGTGttgaacaaacaagatacaGTGTGTTAATTAGTCAGGTTTGGGGGTGGTTTATTACGTTTGACagaggctagctgtttctccccgtttccagtctttatgctaagctaggctaaccacaccCTGACTCTGTACTTAACACATATCTATCTGAAcatctcactctcagaaagaaagagaacaagttaatttcccaaaatgtaaaactattatTTTAGATGGTTAAATAGTTTGTAAAGAAACTTTGCAACATTCCAAACATATTGGAAATAGAACAAATTTCATCCAATCTGTTCAATACAATCTGTGTCTACTGAGCTATTTTACATCTGTGTACAAAACATTCTTTTCCTTCCTTGCTTACactcataataacataaaatatccGTAACGTTCTGTTTTGCACCATGTTTctggactctctctctcactcccactCAGTCAGCCCTCCCACGTGCACTTggttgcacacaaacacacacacagcggctCCTGCTGTGCTGTGGCCAGTGAGAGTCAATCCACACCATGGACAGAGGAAAGGCAGTCAGCAGGGATTTTCGCGGAAAATCCAGCCCAgatccttcacatagaaatcagtccacaggctgttacagacaacccAGAATCTCATTTTTGAAGTTCTGTTACAACCCTTtaactcattggcaataaaaaacaattaatacatgtCAATTACTGCATAattcctacatatagaacctttaaataAGTAACCTAAAATAACACATGAAAAAGTAGTACATGCTTTAAGTCAAATAAGCCATTTCCCATGCTAAACCTCCACTTGACAATGAGAAGGAAATATCTCTACATCTTCGGTTAGAGCATGTTTCACTTAcagccacacatacacaaaaactaGTGCAACTTGAATTCATGCAGGAACATTACTTTCCACACCACCAATATGCACCATCTGCATAACCTATATGTGCTGAATGTCTTTGTGATGACATCTTTCAAATGATTTTGATGGCACATGCTTtttgtttgaagaaaaatgaCTCAGTCTTGTTGTTAGTGGGTTTAGCGTGCACATAGTCTTTTTTGAGACTACCACAGGGGGCACCAAAgtccacatttttaaaatcctgaacataaagacttttaaaaaagtattttctgtttggACCTGTAGGCCAGATCTTATCGAGTTCATGCTTGTGAGTTTCTGGTCTTCTGTGTATCCAACAACCTTCCCCACCATTGTCACTGTGCCACAGAGAGCGTCATGTGTTTCAGCAGGGCTGTAACAGTCCCAGTGAGATGCTGTTGTCCACATAGTGTCACTGGTTTAGTTTTGTTGCTGGTCTCTCCCGGCTGCTGTCGAACAAGTTGTGTCTCCGCTGTTTTCTGCGATTCATTTTGGACAGATCCTTATCGAACA
This window harbors:
- the LOC137199534 gene encoding mitogen-activated protein kinase kinase kinase 7-like isoform X2; its protein translation is MVETPAGCLFEDIQHEDIQVEAAVGRGTFGVVYKAVWKGKDVAIKTIESDNERNAFLVELRQLSRVNHPNIVKLFGSCDNPVCLVMEYAECGSLYNLLHSAEPQAPYTASHAMSWCLQCAKGVAYLHAMKPKALIHRDLKPPNLLLVSRGTVLKICDFGTACDIQTYMTNNKGSAAWMAPEVFEGSNYSEKCDVFSWGIILWEVITRKKPFDEIGGSAFCIMWAVHRGTRPPLIKDLPEPIETLMTRCWDKEPSQRPSMEEVKNTMSRLMKYFPGSEEPLKLPNQSSANRSGSSSATSTGSYADYTINSNKSDDNAEHRNSVGKEETLKSFEAKFPLQFKPSKTATLRTSMSRVSSVDSQPGRSQSPTHCSSPAATTGQSELRMTFSPTATNGLDSSIPMACLKLDHQLQPLAPCPNSKESMAVFEQHIRMAQEYIKVQSEIAHLVRRKQELMSELEEDQREQQTSSRLIQEHSKLLEDNSSLSAYYQGLKSNLSLKSQNPHHS
- the LOC137199534 gene encoding mitogen-activated protein kinase kinase kinase 7-like isoform X1; amino-acid sequence: MVETPAGCLFEDIQHEDIQVEAAVGRGTFGVVYKAVWKGKDVAIKTIESDNERNAFLVELRQLSRVNHPNIVKLFGSCDNPVCLVMEYAECGSLYNLLHSAEPQAPYTASHAMSWCLQCAKGVAYLHAMKPKALIHRDLKPPNLLLVSRGTVLKICDFGTACDIQTYMTNNKGSAAWMAPEVFEGSNYSEKCDVFSWGIILWEVITRKKPFDEIGGSAFCIMWAVHRGTRPPLIKDLPEPIETLMTRCWDKEPSQRPSMEEVKNTMSRLMKYFPGSEEPLKLPNQSSANRSGSSSATSTGSYADYTINSNKSDDNAEHRNSVGKEETLKSFEAKFPLQFKPSKQTATLRTSMSRVSSVDSQPGRSQSPTHCSSPAATTGQSELRMTFSPTATNGLDSSIPMACLKLDHQLQPLAPCPNSKESMAVFEQHIRMAQEYIKVQSEIAHLVRRKQELMSELEEDQREQQTSSRLIQEHSKLLEDNSSLSAYYQGLKSNLSLKSQNPHHS